Proteins encoded within one genomic window of Trichoderma asperellum chromosome 2, complete sequence:
- a CDS encoding uncharacterized protein (EggNog:ENOG41) — translation MPHQVYPAMPSPTGGYYLGDIKEKQKGEELTCPYLTSCKPCRFTTKDGRDYVNTRMREFMRLNEIEKLTTPTVDPMGSFKTLDEAISNGLVIFHQLRTKIVLTAMKGTTGIYGCCITDDLEEYIRLYRFLAKFATNEYETGVKEVLQLRALKERQEAMERKSISSRLKKIKSARKSDNDDNAALGELTRERNRRFAQLNDALELMEKHCVFINMAQENMVWNAAVFFSLKGFGQGKLFTNGFEAKHFTKLANGMWSVRMKWSANYKAEWRPGTVWVDRRFGCLDKTKIDWIKMPPARIVSGPGDMEFRVDVRVRDDVFYKVVGDEFTQETQRL, via the exons ATGCCTCATCAAGTGTACCCCGCCATGCCATCCCCAACGGGAGGCTACTACCTTGGGGAcataaaagagaaacaaaagggTGAAG AACTTACATGCCCTTACCTCACCAGCTGCAAGCCTTGCCGCTTTACGACCAAGGATGGCCGAGACTACGTCAACACAAGGATGAGGGAATTTATGAGACTCAACGAGATCGAGAAACTCACAACCCCGACCGTAGATCCAATGGGGTCGTTCAAAACCCTAGACGAGGCCATATCGAACGGCCTCGTGATATTCCACCAGCTCCGCACCAAAATCGTACTCACGGCGATGAAGGGTACTACGGGCATCTACGGGTGCTGCATCACAGATGACTTGGAAGAGTACATACGGCTCTATCGCTTCCTGGCCAAATTCGCCACCAACGAATACGAAACGGGCGTCAAAGAAGTCCTACAGCTAAGAGCGCTAAAGGAACGACAAGAGGCCATGGAACGCAAGTCAATCTCCTCTCGGCTTAAGAAGATCAAGTCAGCCCGAAAGTCAGACAATGATGACAATGCCGCCTTGGGGGAGCTGACCCGAGAACGCAATCGAAGGTTCGCCCAGCTAAATGACGCCTTGGAACTGATGGAAAAGCATTGCGTCTTCATCAACATGGCGCAGGAAAACATGGTCTGGAACGCAGcggtttttttctccctcaaGGGATTCGGTCAGGGCAAGCTGTTCACAAACGGCTTCGAGGCCAAGCACTTTACGAAACTGGCCAACGGGATGTGGTCCGTCCGGATGAAATGGAGTGCCAACTACAAGGCGGAGTGGCGGCCTGGCACCGTCTGGGTGGATCGCAGGTTTGGTTGCCTCGACAAGACCAAGATTGACTGGATCAAGATGCCTCCGGCTCGCATTGTCTCTGGTCCAGGAGATATGGAATTCCGTGTGGATGTTCGTGTTCGGGATGACGTCTTCTATAAGGTGGTTGGAGATGAATTTACGCAGGAAACGCAGCGACTTTGA